The Actinomycetota bacterium genome includes the window TTCCTGGGGACCACCGACCCGTCGGCCGCCGAGCGGCTCACGCTGGCCCACGAGCTGACCCACGCCGACGACGACCAGCACTTCGATCTCTCCCGGCTGAACCCCCTGGAGAACCACTGCCAGGACGAGGCCCTGATGGCGGCCACCGGCGCGGTGGAGGGGAGCGCGCAGTTCTTCTCCTTCGCCGTGGCCCGGCGGTTCTTCTCGCCGGCCGACCTCATCTCGCTCGGACTGGGCGGCGGTGGGGGTTCCACCGCGGGCGTCCCACCGTTCGTCCAGACCCTGGCCCTGTGGCCCTACCTGGACGGGCTGAACTTCATCACGGCCATGGACGCTCGGGGCGGCCTGGCCGCGGTGAACCACGCGCTCCAGGACTTCCCGGTCTCGACGGAGCAGGTCATGCACCCGGACCGGTATCCGAGCGACACGCCCGCCCCCGTGGACATCCCCGACCTCGGGCCGTCGCTCGGGCCAGGGTGGCGGGACCTGGACGTGATGCAGGTGGGGGAGGAGTGGCTGAAGGCCATGCTGGCGCTGCGGCTGGCCGCGGCCGACGCCGCAGACGCGGCCGCCGGTTGGGACGGAGGCCTGTACCGGGCCTGGACGGACGGCCCCCACGTGGCCGTGGTCCTGTCGACGCGGTGGGACTCGCCGGCCGACGCGGACGAATTCGCCGCGGCGGCGTCCCGCTGGCTTCGGCCGGACCAGTCCGCGGTCGTGGTGCATCCGTCCTCTCCCGGCTCGCCGGTCCAGATGCTGGTCGCGTCCGACCAGGCGACGCTGGCCGCGCTCCGGGACTCGTTCCCTGGGTGACAGGGCCGTGGAGCACGGCAGGCCGCCGTGGAAACTCGAGGTCGGGGCTGCCAGAATGCGGTGGCGCGACGGACGAGAGGAGTCGAGATGCCGGGCGAGGATAACAAGGCCATGGTTCGACGGCTGTTCGAGGAAGGGATCAACGAGGGGGACGAGGCCGCGGTCGAGGAGGTGCTCTCGGCGGACTACGTGAACCACGACATGCCCGCCCCGGCAAAGGGGATCGAGGGGTTCCAGCAGGTCATCGGGATGTTCCGATCTGGCTTTCCCGACATGAGGGTCACCCTCGAGGACGTGTTCGCCGACGGCGACCGCGTGGGAACCCGCGGGCGCTTCACGGGAACCCACCAGGGCGATTTCATGGGCATTCCGGCAACGGGCAAGCCCATCGACGTCAAGTACATCGACCTGTGGTTGGTGCGACACGGGAAGCTGACCGAGAACTGGGTGCAGATGGACATGGTCGGGCTCATGCAGCAGATCGAGGCCATGCCGGGGGCCGAGGGGACCGGCGGCAGCTAGGGACGCAGCCCGGCCGGCCCGAGCGCGGCGAGGTTCTCCTCCGGGGCCTCGGGCGGAACGGAGCACCCCG containing:
- a CDS encoding ester cyclase, whose protein sequence is MPGEDNKAMVRRLFEEGINEGDEAAVEEVLSADYVNHDMPAPAKGIEGFQQVIGMFRSGFPDMRVTLEDVFADGDRVGTRGRFTGTHQGDFMGIPATGKPIDVKYIDLWLVRHGKLTENWVQMDMVGLMQQIEAMPGAEGTGGS